The following coding sequences lie in one Actinomycetota bacterium genomic window:
- a CDS encoding S-adenosylmethionine:tRNA ribosyltransferase-isomerase, whose protein sequence is MRSAVRFRLPPELEAAAPPEARGLRRDHVRLLLVDRASGSVAHHRFHELPRLLDPGDLLVVNDSRTLPASLLGRTGDGAPLEVRLAARDGERWAALVLGVPAGGEDPALVPTDTRPPAPALAAGERLEFAGGLGATVLGRHEEAAPLVWLAFDLASERLAEALHRAGRPVRYAYVPRPWPLHQYQTLFAAGPGSAEMASAGRPFTVQTLRDLRDRGVGLATISLHAGLSTYGDPATDRSYVPAEPYLVPAATADAVTACRAAGGRVVAVGTTVVRALETTAGRAGGGVTRLRIGAGHRLAVVDGLLTGLHEPEASHLDLLAAFLDRPALDRAYAAALGAGYLWHEFGDVCLLLPNSLNGRS, encoded by the coding sequence GGCGGCGCCGCCCGAGGCCCGGGGCCTGCGCCGCGACCACGTCCGCCTGCTGCTGGTCGACCGGGCCAGCGGGTCGGTCGCCCACCACCGCTTCCACGAGCTGCCCCGGCTGCTGGACCCGGGCGACCTGCTGGTCGTCAACGACTCCCGCACCCTCCCGGCCAGCCTGCTCGGGCGCACCGGGGACGGGGCGCCCCTCGAGGTCCGCCTGGCCGCCCGCGACGGGGAGCGCTGGGCGGCGCTGGTCCTGGGGGTGCCGGCCGGCGGGGAGGACCCGGCGCTGGTGCCGACCGACACCCGCCCGCCGGCGCCGGCCCTGGCGGCGGGGGAGCGGCTCGAGTTCGCGGGCGGGCTGGGCGCGACCGTGCTCGGCCGCCACGAGGAGGCGGCGCCGCTGGTGTGGCTCGCCTTCGACCTGGCCTCGGAGCGGCTGGCCGAGGCGCTGCACCGGGCGGGGCGGCCGGTGCGCTACGCGTACGTGCCCCGGCCCTGGCCGCTGCACCAGTACCAGACGCTGTTCGCGGCCGGGCCCGGGTCGGCCGAGATGGCCAGCGCCGGCCGGCCGTTCACCGTCCAGACCCTGCGGGACCTGCGCGACCGGGGGGTCGGGCTGGCCACCATCAGCCTGCATGCCGGGCTGTCGACCTACGGCGACCCGGCCACCGACCGCAGCTACGTGCCCGCCGAGCCCTACCTGGTCCCGGCCGCGACCGCGGACGCGGTGACCGCCTGCCGGGCGGCCGGCGGCCGGGTGGTCGCCGTCGGCACCACCGTGGTCCGCGCGCTGGAGACCACCGCTGGCCGGGCCGGGGGCGGGGTGACCCGGTTGCGGATCGGGGCCGGCCATCGGCTGGCGGTGGTCGACGGGCTCCTCACCGGGCTGCACGAGCCCGAGGCCAGCCATCTCGACCTGCTGGCCGCCTTCCTCGACCGGCCCGCGCTCGACCGGGCCTATGCCGCCGCCCTCGGTGCGGGCTACCTCTGGCACGAGTTCGGGGACGTCTGCCTGCTCCTTCCGAACAGCCTAAATGGCAGGTCATGA